From Punica granatum isolate Tunisia-2019 chromosome 1, ASM765513v2, whole genome shotgun sequence:
GATGCaggcattatatatatatatatatacactatatCACTGTATCTAGTATATGCATATGCATCTGTTCGTGTGGATGTAAGTACTACCAACAGCAAAATTTCAAACGAGTGGGAAAACTGAATAGGACCCAAACATGAATAAACAAATGTTTGAACTTTGAAAAGCAGCGGAAGCTGACAACAGTGTCTAGGGACACGTTTGGTTGGATTTCCAAGAATCCATTTTTCTTCCtcctttgtttgtttgttttttttttttgcaacaTATTACTATGACCTTTCTCCGAAATTACATTCTTGTCCTCTCCCttccctcctcctccaccagTAACCCCTTCCTCTCACAGTGTTTTGTTTTCCCACTGCAGTCACAGTCAGCAGCTTTAATTCAAACTTCAAAAtccttccccccccccccccccctccccctcccccgGGCTCGCTCTCTTCGTCCCAATTTATGCAAGTCGTATCAATCGGATCctcaaagaaaatattatattaattcagTACATGGACAAATTAATTTGGTACATATTTACATTGATTTCATCTATGGTcacattaatttgatttttgaacGCATTAATTTCGTCATTGATCGcatcaatttgatcaattcgCGTCGCATCAATTCAGTATTTCATTAGTCACATCATTTTAATCCTTGTCAACGTCAATTCTTTACGTAAAAAAGTTCCCTCTAATCTTTCCCTCATTTTTACTACCATTGTGTACGAGCCGACTTTGGAACATTCGTTTTCATTGCTTGGATCTCCGATTCTTGTATGTGTTCTTATTGGCTATAGAAATCTTATACAGAGCGCTACTATTTAAGATCAAGTTTCGAGCCAAAAAGCAAATAATCAAGTTAGAAAAATGCGATTGAAATTCGATTTTCACTCACTAGACAGATATTTCGGAGAGCGATATATTTCAAATCGTGGAATGACATTACTAGCCGTCAAGTGCTATAATTATGAGAAATCaatctatataaattttttgacGAATATTGACCATATAAGAATTTATCATTAATAACCCATAAAACTTTTTCTCTCTAAAATACGGAAACAAATTTGTATATAGTCAAtattggtaaaaaaaaattatatagacATATTTCTCATATTGGAGGGAAGTTACAACACTTGATGGCTTTTCATTGTAGGATTTGAGAGATATCACTCTTCGAAACTTCTGTCTTGTAAGTAAATATCGAActtgtttctttgttttttggcTTGAAACTTGATCGTAAGTATTAGTGCTATGTATAAACTTTCTACAGCCACTAAGAACACAAGAATCAAAGGTCCGAGCAATGAAAACGAATACTCTAAAGTCGATTCGGAGACAAGAATAGTATAAAGGAGGGAGAGACCAGAGAGACATTTTTTATGTAATGAATTAATGTTGATAATGACCAAAACGATGTGACCAAGAAAGAATTGAAGATCAATTGATGTGATCAATAATCAAATTCATATAACCAAtgacgaaattgatgtaatcAAGAACAAAATTGATGTGTCTaatgactaaattgatgtgatcATGGACAAAATTAATGTGATTGAGATCAAATTGATATAACATTCTTAGACCCGATTCATGCAACACGCATAAATTAGGAAATTGATCATGTATTCGGTGCTCAAAACAAGCATTCTCATTACTGTTCAGTTTAGTGTTACCTTCTAAATCCCACTGTATTGTCAAAAGggtttcttttaatttaaagcAAGCACCTACCCTCTGCTCTGcatcctctccctctctctctctctctctctctcgttcaCACAGGCAAGCTGATGCTGGAGCTAGCTGCATTATCATCTTTGACCCACCGTGTGGTGAGAGCAGAAATGCATTTCTCGGGATAGGTTCTTCCCCAGGTGCTGCTGATCAGTTGACTTGACACTCCTCCACTGCACCCTTCTTCTGCTTAAGGTAGTCTTAAAGCcacaatctctctctctctgcgctCTCTCGTTTTGAGCTCATCTCTGTATTTTCCTCTCTCCCTTCTCATTTCTTGTGATATGTTCTTGGCAAATTATAAACAGAAAGTCATGATCTTGTTAACAATTTACAACATTCTTAAAGCTTTACTTTAGAGAAGAAAAACATGGTTACTCTATTCAGACATATTCTATACTCTCCTTGTCTTTTGGAGATTTCATTTGTTGGGTGTTGGCATGTGAACTAGAATGTTTGCAAAAAATTCAAGCTTTCTGGGTAAGTAGACGTTTACTCCTGCAGGTAAGATCTTGAGGCATGCATTTGATTTGATCTGCTTCCATTCAGCTTAGTCATCTCTAGATCTAAGCTTTGCTTGGTGTCAGCAGTGCAGCAGAGGGATTAGCCGTTAGTTTTGGTTGAATATTCAATTGAATCAGCCAAAAGTTTCGTAGAGAACATTAAAAGACAAAGGCTTTCTGCCCAAAAAAATGTTACTTTTTTCCATGGTgccatctttttctttttcttcggtGACACcatcgttttcttttttcttcctttattattattgtctACCTTCCTTTTTCACAGGCAAATATATCATGCATTCCTTGCTTTTCAGAAAAGATTTGGGTTCTATTGAATCGTGGGGGAGAGTTCTGGTAAAATGTCTTAGAAAGAGGCAACGCACAAAGCAGCTTTTTTCACCATCCCTTAAAGCAATTCCACTCGGGGAAAGGGAAAAACAAGAATTGCTTCCAACGGTGAAATCGTAAAGAAAaagttctcttttttattgtttcataGATCATCAAAAGTATGAACTTCATGGGCCCTTTTAAGGTCATTGAGCCTTACAAATTGATTGGAGCATCATCTGTGGAACAATAATTCTAAGCTGTCTCATTCTTCATCCATGTAATCACCTTAATCTTGTTTAGCCTTACTCCTCTATGATTCCACAGTTTTTTTTCTGTTCTCTTGATGCCGAAAGCATGGTGTTTCCACTTACGTTCCCACTTTCCAGAAAAAGTTTggtgaattatttttttatagtttCATTTTCTTCACTACTTGTTTTCTTAGTGGCACATTCGCAGGAATCGGCTAATTTTTCTGTTCACCTGAATGATCCCATTGTAGTATTATAGTACATCAATGAATGTTTGCCTTGCTAGATTTTGACATGTCTTAGTTCTCATTCTGCAGGTCACGTGTTGCTCGGTGACCAAAACGACTTTAGCCTTCTTCGCTTTCAAGTGGACGAAAAATGCCGAGACCAAGGTGAGTGAGAAAGCTTATGATCATTTGAATGGAGTTATATTTGCTTTGTGTGTACGGAGTAAACTTCCGTCGAGCGTTGTTTTACTGAAAGAAATATTTCTGAAAGTTTTGCTGCTCAGACTGAAACAATGAGTTGTTATTATGGCATGCATTAATACATGAAAACAGGAGATGGGGACTGTCTTCTGTTATTATTCACCAAGTTCTTCGAATTAGTTATCAGTGTTCGTATgtttatgataaattttcatttcagtGCAAACAGAGGAGGAGAAATGCGACAAAGGCAGTCTCCAAGGGGCCCACTTCAGCTCAGGACATCGAGCTCCGATTCTGATTCATCTCACCACCGTCCCATTCCTGACAAAAGCCCCAAGATAGGAGATCGGCAGTCCCCACGGAGCGTCCAGTCTGAGCCAGTCAACCAAAGGAAGCTTGGGACACGCATCGCTGACTTAGAGTCTCAGCTCGGGCAAGCCCAAGAAGAGCTGAAGCACTTGAAGCAGCAGCTGGTGACTGCTGAAGCTGCAAAGAAGGAAGCTCAAGCAGAGCTTCACAAGAAAGCGAAGAAAAGGAATGTTTGCGGCCCTCAAAAAGTTTCGAAGGAAGTTGATAAATCGAGCAAGAGCAGGGCCAGGAGCAGCCCATCAGAGGATGTCGCTGATGATATTCAGCGGGAAACTGATGTTTTTGAAGTTCCgatggaggaggagaaggttACCGTAGAGCCTAAGATTGAGAAAGAAAACAGTGAAGTGGCTAAAGCATTAgacaaagaaaacaaagatTCTGACATATTGGAACTTGCGGAGCAAGAAAAGCAACCATTGAATGAACTGAAACTTAAGGACGATGAAGTAAATTTGCTGAAATGCAAGTtcgaggaaaaggaaaaggagctTGAGGAAGCCAACAAAGAGACGGAATACCTGAAGAAGCAGATCAGTGAAGCAGACGAGGCCATATCCTCTGCTCGGAgcaaagaagaagagatgTCGCGAACGCTAAATCAAGTGGAAGAGGAACTCAAAGAAAGCCGAGAAAGTAGCAAGAAACTGAAGGAAAAGCTTGAAGCTGTTGGAGGAGCGAAGGAAGAACTAGAAGCAGAGATGAAGAGGATGCGAATTCAGACTGAGCAGTGGAAAAAAGCTGCTGATGCAGCGGCTGCTGTGCTTGCTGCTGGGCCTGACATGAACCATGGGAGGATCCCTGAGCGATGTGGGTCGATGGATAAGCATTTAGGGCCAATGTTCGAGATACCGAGTGGATATACAGGCTTTGTTGGATCGCCTGGGAACACCGATGATGTGGACGACGGATTTGGGGGAGGGAGGAGGAAAGGTGGAATTCGGATGTTCGGGGACCTCTGGAAAAAGAAGGGGCAGAAATGATCTATCTCGCTCGGTTTGGTGTTGTGATAATTATATGCTGTTTTGTGTTTTAATTCTGTCATCTGTCTCGAATGCAAGAAGTTTTTGCGCCTTCCGGGGCGGTAATAGATTAATTATGCCTGTAAATTTGCTCGACTGAATGGATCAACTTTAGATATTTACTAAATGTTTATCAGGTTGGCACCAATTGAATGTCCAGACAGCAAGTTCTACTCGGTAGCATACATTCGAGATGGACTCGAGCTGTGTTGCCTTTATCGAGTTTCTTCAGAGCATAGCAAAAGTCCAGGCGCTTAATTTTGCTTCAGATTGCTCGTCCTTGTGAGTGTCACACGCTGGGCGGAAAAACAAACAGTAAGATGATGGAGCCACTTGCGCCCCAAACAACTCTATTTGACTAAATCTTCTATGTACAACACACTCAATGTCATTCCCTCGAGTCCTGACCCCGATCCTGACCCCGATCGAATGAGAAACTTTGCTTTTTGCCTACAGTGAAATTCACCGTTTCTTGTCACAACAAATCCGTTGTTTGAGTCTGAAAGACTACAAACAACGAAGTTTCTCCAGAGATGTAAGAAGTTCAAATTACTTGGAAATTTCCACTCACTCATCGTCGTCGTCATCGCTTCCGTAGCTTTGACACAGTGATAGTAGCCCAGACTCGGCACTGACGAGCTTGTCCACTCCATCTTTCTTGCTCTCTTCAACTTTTGCAGAATCATTTTGGGCAGAAGTTGGAGCAGGTTTCTTCACAACTGAAACTCGAACAGTTGAAGAACCGAACACAAACTTAGTGTCGCCATTGTCCCGAGAACCATTCGGATTTCCTGCTAACAGAGGCCAAAAGAAACCATAAAGCTCAGTAACCTATCAATACTTGCAGCCCTCGGCACAAATTCTAGTATCACATGAGAAACTGTCCACTTTCTGCAATAATGTGAATTCCAGCAGCTTGTTTACAACATCAAAATTGACGTCATAGTCGAGGGGTAAGATGTGATTGTAGTATTCCGACTTGAAACCTCATATTAGTTCAGCTATCAAAGAAATGATTATTGTCTTCTAGTATTATCATCCTATTTATGAACACTGCGAAGTTGCAAATATGGAGAGGAGAAAAATTAGTTGAGACATACCTTTATTGCTAGAGTTATCATCGATGCTGTCATTAACGCTAGCTTTGGTCAATGAATCTGTAGGATTAGCAGAGAATTCTTGCGAAATCTTTCTCTTCTGCAGGATAGAACAGACAGCATTAGTAACCCTATGATCTGCTATGCATGTCCTATTGGAAACTTGAAAAAGTTGCATGAGAAATTGCCCCGGGAGAGCAAACATTTAAGGTGATTGGGaagacaaaagaaaagaaagatatgATATTTAGATGATTCATTGAAATTGACATGAAATGTTAGAGAAATCACCCACCTTAGAGCTATCACCATGCGATTCACCTGATGGCTCAGCTTGATCTCCATCATCTTCAGAATCACCATCCTCCTCTATTCTTCTGACAAAGTCTTTTGATCCCTGCAATATATCATCAAGAATCAGAAATATATCCCAACAAGATGACTGAGAAAACCCTCAATTCGAAAGGCAGAATAGGAGTATATGGAAcaaaaagagagtaaaatcGGTCAATATGAGAAATCGGACACTTACATGAAACACTATGGACTTTATAAGAGCTTCATCTTCGTCTTCCAATTTCTTTTCCTGCAGCAGCATCATAACGTAAACAGACAATCAATACAACACTTTAAAGGAGATTCCAGTTTGGTACCTAGACAAAGAGCCTAATGCAGTAAGCTGCAGTGCAGTGTAACCAATATCATGATCTTAATGCATTAAGCTCTCAAGCTTCTTCCTAAATACGAATTTCTCAAGACAAATATCGAATCTGATGTAGTAGAGAGCAAAAGATTGTACCTTATCTGCTGATGAGCGCTGTAAGGCAGCCAGCATTTCATCCAAACTCACGGTCGCATGCCGAGACTGGAAATAAACGCTTGGATTAGTTTCACGAGATGTAAATAAGTTTCAAATATTTAAAGAAACAATCCAATGAACcggaaaagaataataataccTTCATGGACTTCATCTCATCAAGTGCTGCAAGAATAtccatctctctcttcgaATCAAGCGTTCTGTTCTCCAACGATTTCATAGCATCACCCATCTCCTCAGCCTCCCTCTTCCTTTTCACATTATCCTCTTCCTTCGGAACAACAACcagaaaattcagaaaattaatCCCCCTCCCTAGCCTAgacattataattattatcattaaaaCGAAGCAGAAATCACAAAACGGGAGCCAACCAGCCAGCACGATCTTTGTTACCTCATCTTCAGCACGCCAAGGCTCGAAATTACGCGTCGCACCTGACTCCACAACATAATCTGAGTTCTTGGGATCGGTCTTCATCGTAAGCTCGGCCGAGCACCTCGTGCACTTGAAGTAGAACCTGAATATTTGGATACCTAAATATTTCTTCAAGATATACAGAACCACAGAAACACCCAAATACACAAACATTAGCTCATGAAATCAGAAGAACTCTATGCACGATCTCTCGCAGCTTAGCATTAAATTGAAATCACAGAACGGCGATTCCCACATTGAATCGGAGACACGaagcaggaggaggagaaagaCATACCTCGCCTTCTACGTCCTCCTTGCGGGAGTTGAACTTGGTGCCCTTATAGATGTAGTTGCCGCATGTGTTGCAGCGGATGCTCATGGGGAGCATCATCCGCACCTTGATCTGTTGGTTCTTGTCCCTCCGAACCCTAGGCAGCTTCGACGGGTCGAAGTCCGGGGGGTAGTACTTGTTCAGCACCTTCCTCTCTCCCATCTTGTCCTCCTGCTCACCTCACGCTCCGAATCTGAAGGGATCGTCCGACGGCACGAAACTGATCCCCTGCTCCTTCAGCAAGGCGTTCTGCTTATCCCTCCGCCGGCGTTTGTGGAGGTGGAGGGGTCAGGTCGTAGAGGTGCAGGGGTCTGGTAGGGCAGCCGCCGGGAGCAGCGGGGGGTCGGACCGGGTCGGGGAGCTGCCTTTTCTAGGAGGTGGAGGGCTCAGGTCGTCGCCGGACGGGGGAGCCGCAGGTCGGTCGCCACGTTCGCGTTCGGGGATTGCTGTCGGGGTTAGGTTTAGTAACAGAGTCGGGGGGATTGAATttcgtttatttatttttcctcaaaataataatatatataatgatgatgatgaaaatAAATGGGCATAATGGGCTATAAGACATGGACTTGGGCCTAAAAATTAGGAAGTTGCGCTAATAGTATTTGAGTTTAAGATAATCATGTGGGCTTGGCCcgatattataattatagatTGTAAATAGAAGGAAGCTTGATTAGGCTCGCAAGCCTCTTGAGCCTAATACTGGCGTGCTCGGGCTCGGCTCGAACTCGATAGGTTCGATCCACGTCCGAGTTTTTGATGAATTAAGCTCAAACCATTTGCAAGGCCGAGTAGACTCAACTCGGTTACACCCTTACTCTTTGACGAGTATTCATTATTGACTTTCTTTCGGCCCACTCAAGGCAAAGATCTTGGTCCAACATCAGCTCATGAGGATGAACTAGTTTGGATATGCCACTTAATGCGGTCTAATCAAGCCTTAGCGGGAGGCAATGAGGCGCTGGTCCGAGATATTCGAGCTCTATTCCATTGGGATTGGTCGATATTGACGACCATGCACTAACTTTGCCACTTGGCATAGATTGAATAATTGCCCCCACGGGCTTG
This genomic window contains:
- the LOC116214013 gene encoding interactor of constitutive active ROPs 4-like; the protein is MPRPSANRGGEMRQRQSPRGPLQLRTSSSDSDSSHHRPIPDKSPKIGDRQSPRSVQSEPVNQRKLGTRIADLESQLGQAQEELKHLKQQLVTAEAAKKEAQAELHKKAKKRNVCGPQKVSKEVDKSSKSRARSSPSEDVADDIQRETDVFEVPMEEEKVTVEPKIEKENSEVAKALDKENKDSDILELAEQEKQPLNELKLKDDEVNLLKCKFEEKEKELEEANKETEYLKKQISEADEAISSARSKEEEMSRTLNQVEEELKESRESSKKLKEKLEAVGGAKEELEAEMKRMRIQTEQWKKAADAAAAVLAAGPDMNHGRIPERCGSMDKHLGPMFEIPSGYTGFVGSPGNTDDVDDGFGGGRRKGGIRMFGDLWKKKGQK
- the LOC116214039 gene encoding splicing factor YJU2 isoform X4, whose amino-acid sequence is MGERKVLNKYYPPDFDPSKLPRVRRDKNQQIKVRMMLPMSIRCNTCGNYIYKGTKFNSRKEDVEGEKYLGIQIFRFYFKCTRCSAELTMKTDPKNSDYVVESGATRNFEPWRAEDEEEDNVKRKREAEEMGDAMKSLENRTLDSKREMDILAALDEMKSMKSRHATVSLDEMLAALQRSSADKEKKLEDEDEALIKSIVFHGSKDFVRRIEEDGDSEDDGDQAEPSGESHGDSSKKRKISQEFSANPTDSLTKASVNDSIDDNSSNKGNPNGSRDNGDTKFVFGSSTVRVSVVKKPAPTSAQNDSAKVEESKKDGVDKLVSAESGLLSLCQSYGSDDDDDE
- the LOC116214039 gene encoding splicing factor YJU2 isoform X3, which gives rise to MGERKVLNKYYPPDFDPSKLPRVRRDKNQQIKVRMMLPMSIRCNTCGNYIYKGTKFNSRKEDVEGEKYLGIQIFRFYFKCTRCSAELTMKTDPKNSDYVVESGATRNFEPWRAEDEEEDNVKRKREAEEMGDAMKSLENRTLDSKREMDILAALDEMKSMKSRHATVSLDEMLAALQRSSADKEKKLEDEDEALIKSIVFHGSKDFVRRIEEDGDSEDDGDQAEPSGESHGDSSKKRKISQEFSANPTDSLTKASVNDSIDDNSSNKAGNPNGSRDNGDTKFVFGSSTVRVSVVKKPAPTSAQNDSAKVEESKKDGVDKLVSAESGLLSLCQSYGSDDDDDDV
- the LOC116214039 gene encoding splicing factor YJU2 isoform X1, translated to MGERKVLNKYYPPDFDPSKLPRVRRDKNQQIKVRMMLPMSIRCNTCGNYIYKGTKFNSRKEDVEGEKYLGIQIFRFYFKCTRCSAELTMKTDPKNSDYVVESGATRNFEPWRAEDEEEDNVKRKREAEEMGDAMKSLENRTLDSKREMDILAALDEMKSMKSRHATVSLDEMLAALQRSSADKEKKLEDEDEALIKSIVFHGSKDFVRRIEEDGDSEDDGDQAEPSGESHGDSSKKRKISQEFSANPTDSLTKASVNDSIDDNSSNKAGNPNGSRDNGDTKFVFGSSTVRVSVVKKPAPTSAQNDSAKVEESKKDGVDKLVSAESGLLSLCQSYGSDDDDDEQKAKFLIRSGSGSGSGLEGMTLSVLYIEDLVK
- the LOC116214039 gene encoding splicing factor YJU2 isoform X2, which codes for MGERKVLNKYYPPDFDPSKLPRVRRDKNQQIKVRMMLPMSIRCNTCGNYIYKGTKFNSRKEDVEGEKYLGIQIFRFYFKCTRCSAELTMKTDPKNSDYVVESGATRNFEPWRAEDEEEDNVKRKREAEEMGDAMKSLENRTLDSKREMDILAALDEMKSMKSRHATVSLDEMLAALQRSSADKEKKLEDEDEALIKSIVFHGSKDFVRRIEEDGDSEDDGDQAEPSGESHGDSSKKRKISQEFSANPTDSLTKASVNDSIDDNSSNKGNPNGSRDNGDTKFVFGSSTVRVSVVKKPAPTSAQNDSAKVEESKKDGVDKLVSAESGLLSLCQSYGSDDDDDEQKAKFLIRSGSGSGSGLEGMTLSVLYIEDLVK